Genomic window (Aquimarina sp. BL5):
GATATTAAGATACCGACACTATACGTTATGGGAGAAGAAGATTATTTGTTTTTACCATCTATAGAAAAAATAGTATCCATCCATGAGTTTTCCAATCTTTTCGTAGTTAAGAATTCAGGGCATGTAGTTAATGTAGAACAGCCAGAAGTTTTTAATAAAGAATCACTTTCGTTTTTAAATGAATTTTCCGTTTAAAGACGTTTAAGAACAATGTTCTATTTTTTTAATTTCGGTCAAAATTTTATTTGCTTCCTCGTGTAAAAGATCGCTTTTTTCTTTATTCTTAATAGCAAGATTATACGCACTTTTCATTAATCTGCAATATCGCTTTTGTAGTTTTTGAAGATCAGTTTTGTCTTTAGACCAATAAAACATTTTACGTTCTTTTTGTACAAAAGTATTAGATGTAATTTAATTAGATTCTTAAGAGGTAGTTAAGGTTATCTAATAGTATACTAAAAAGGGTAGTATGATTTTCTCATACTACCCTTTTATAGTTTTTAATTAAATGATATTATTTTCTAGTATCCGTCGTTTTGTGGTAAAAGGTTCGGATTTACGTTTATTTCTCTTTGTGGAATTGGTAGGACTAATCTACTATCATCAAAAGGTAAAGTCGCAATAGGGATTTCTAATCTTTTAAAATCGTGTAGTTTATGTCCCTCAAAAGCTAATTCTTTTAATCTCTCCAAAATGATATCTACATATGTTAAATCAGTTAATAGAAAAGCATTCGATCTAAATCGCACTGTATTAACATCGTTTATAGGATCTGTTCCTATTGCTGTACCTAGAATAAAATTAGACTCAGCACGGATAAGATGCATTTCTGGCAACCTGAGGAATGGGATGTTTGCATTACCAAAAATCCATTTGAATGATGCAATACCGGATCCTGTTTCGTTATCGATATAAAAATAACCCGCTCTCGAATCATTAAAATCATCAAAAATCCCGAAAAAAGCGTCTTCGATCGATATATCAGGGTTTCCTGGTCTTCCTCCGAATCTGTCGGTAGCCCAAAATGTATTCATACTGTTAGCTCCATCTGAATCTGTTACTTGCCAAGCAAAAATATCTTCCGTAGAGTTATCATCATTGTTGTAGGCATCATCAAGTGAACTTGTTAATAAGAATCTTCCCGATTGTATTACTTCATTAGATAAGTCTCTTGCAGCTTCATAATTACCAATTTGTAATTGTATTCTAGCCAATAAAGCTTTGGCTGCGTTGCTAGAAGCAAAAACACCATTGGTGTCAGGTAATAGTACAATTGCATCTTCTAAATCATTGATAATAAAATCATACACTTCACCAATCGTATTTCTAGATGGATAAGTGACATCATCTAATGTAATTACTGGAGTTCTGATAATAGGAACACCAGGCTCTCCATCATTGATTCTATTATTATTATGTTTAGAGAAAAAACGTAATAAATCAAAATAAGTAAGAGCTCTTAAAAATTTGGCTTGACCTTCTACAGAGTTTTTACTATCAAGGTTTTCAAAAACGTCTAGATTATCAAGAACTATGTTTGCTTGATTACTGATGTTATATCCGTTTAACCATAAATTAGCCACGAAGGTGTTATTTGTGTTAATCACCTTAGTGTTAAACTCACCAGGATCAGAAAATGTACCATTCCATTTCAGTTCTTGATCGTTAGCTAATAGTTCCGCGATTGTATAAATCTGACCACCATAACTTGCCGCTTGTCCAGCTTGAGCATATGCTCCAACAAGGATGTTAGTCACTTTTGCTGGTGTATCAAAAGCATCCTCAGTAGTTAATGCTTGATTTGGGTCAATGTCTAACTGATTCTCACAACTTACGGAGATTATCGAAAGAGTGAATACTATTATTATTTTTATATATGTTTTCATTTTTTTTACTTTAAGATTTTAATATTAAATTTTAAAAATCGAATTTTTAGAATTCAATATTTATTCCTAGTGTATATGTTTTTGCAGGAGGAGCCGAGTAAAAGGAAGTACCAGTTCTCACTCCAGAATTCCCATTAAAATCTGCTGTAGATTCTGGATCGTATCCTTCATAATCAGTAATCGTTAATAGGTTAAGACCGCTAAAATAAAATCTTACTTTTTCCATATAAAACTTTTTAGAGTACGTAGGGTTGATTGTGTATCCTAAAGTAATATTTCTTAGTCTTATAAAATCTGCTTCTTCTAGGTAACGGGTAGAATCTGCTTGACCATTCTCTTGATTTAACCTTGCTTGAGGCACATCCGTTATATCTCCAGGATTTTGCCATCTATCTAGTTGATCTACAGTTTGATTGTCAAAGAATTTACCATTTCCGGAAGTAAATTTACCTGCTTGATCAAAAATTGAAGCTCCAAACTCTCCTTGAAAAATGAATTGAAAATCTAAGCCTTTTATTTTTAAAGTATTTGTAAATCCAATTTGATAATCAGGAAAAGGGTCTCCAGTAACAATTCTGTTAGCTTTAGAAATACTATTCGTTAATGTTTTATCTAATGAACCGTCTGCGTTTACGGTATTGGTATAGAATAACGCATCTCCATTAGCTGAATCAACACCTGCATATTCATATAGGTAAAAAGAAGAAACCGCTTCACCTTTTCTTATAATATTCACACCATCTATAATATCTCCACTTGGAAGATCAGTGATTTCATTGTCGTTTTTAGTAAATAATGCTCCTACATTCCAGGTAAGTGATGGTTTAGAAATAATTCTTGCATTAATACTTAATTCAAATCCTTTATTTACTATTTCACCTATATTTCTAACAACTGATGTAAAACCAGATGTACCAGGTAGCGGTTGGTTAAATAACAAGTCATTAGTGGTTTTGTTATAATAATCGAATTCTCCTGAAATAGTATTGTTGAATAACCCAAAATCTACTCCTAAGTCATATTGAGTAGTTTTTTCCCAACGTAATTCGTTATCTCCTAATTGAATTGGTGATACTCCAAGTCGTTCATCATAGGTTGTTACTCCATAAAGATCTTTGCTAGCAAAGTTTCCTATTTCTGCATTTCCTGTAATACCCCAACTACCTCTTAGTTTAAACTTGTTTAGGAAATTAGAATTAACTAAAAATCTTTCATTACTAACTACCCAAGCTGCTGATGCTGCTGGGAACCAACCAAATTGTGAATCTTCACCGAATCTAGAAGAACCATCACGACGAATACTTAGGTTGAAAAGGTATTTTTCTGCTATAGAAAAACGTGACCTCGCAAAGTATGATAAAAAGTTATACTTAGTTTTATTAGATCCTCCATTTGTGATTAAAACTGCATTGTCTAATGTTTGTAAATCATCTGATGGAAATCCTTGTCCAATAGTAAATTGACTTTTACGATTAGTTTCCTCAAAACTTCCACCCAGAGTGGCTGAAAAGTCTACAGATTCTCCAAAAGTTCGCTTATAACTTAGGTAATTGGTAAAAATGTAACGTTCTGTAATAGCATTACTAACTGTACCAACGCCTCCTGCAGATGCGAATTCGGTTAAACTTCCTGAGAATCTTTCAGCATTTTGGTTATTAGCATCATATCCAATTTCAGATTTATATTGTAGATAATCATTTAAATAAAAATCACCATAAATGTTTGCTGTAGTTCTCCAAATATCTGTAACAAATCTTCCTGTTTGTTCTTGTCCAAGAAAGTTTTGAAACAACGTTGAATTACCATCTACATTAGCTGTTCCGTCTTCTAATAACGCTGGTGTTAATGGAGATTGAGCTATAGATTGAAGCGGAGAGATAAAAGCATTATCATTAGATAATCGATCGATGGTTACCTTAGATAGATTAATATTTACCCCAACTGTAGATTTTTCTGTAATATCAGCATCTACTTTACCTCTTAAAGTGTAGCGATCTAACTCATTTCCTAAGATGATACCTTCAGTTTTGTTATACGAAGTAGAAAGGAAGTATTTTATTTTTTCACCTCCTCCAGATGCGGATAGGTCTATATCTTGAGTAATACCTTCTACTAATGCTAAGTCCTGCCAATCGGTATCTACTTCATTATTTCTCCAATCACGACCTAATGATAATTGATCAAATTGTGTTTCGATCTCAGTTAAAGAAAGACCACTGTTTAGTACAGCCTCCGTATAAAGTTCTACATATTCTTCAGAGTTCAAAAATTCTCTTTTATTCGTAGCAAAGTTCCATCCCGATGCTGTGTTTAAAGTAACCTTTGTTTTTCCTGCTTTTCCCTTTTTTGTGGTGATGATAATAACACCATTTGTTCCTCTGGCACCATAGATAGCCGCTGAAGAAGCATCTTTCAGAAAATCGATAGAATCAATATCGTTAGGGTTAAGACCAATTAATGGATTGATAGGGGAGTTGTTTATAGATTCGTCGTCATTAATTAAGGGCACTCCATCTAATACGTACAAGGGTTCCTGAGATGCTCCAATGGTAGAAATACCTCTAATCCTAACTTTAATTCCAGATTCTACTCTTCCAGAAAGTTGGGTAATTTGTACTCCAGTTACTTTACTAGTCATTAATGACTGAATACCAGGAGTATTGATATCTGCTATATCATTAGCTCGAATACTAGATATACTAGCAGTTATTTCTTTTTTAGAAGAACTACCATATCCAATCAAGACTATTTGGTCTAGACCTTCAACATTGTCTTTCAGTGTAATATTTATTACTGTTGATCCGGTAATAACAATTTCTTTTGTTTCAAAACCAACGTAAGAAAATATTAAAGTATCGCCAGAGTTAGCTTCGATAGAATAGTTTCCGTCAAAATCTGTTTGAACTCCATTATTGGTGTTTTTTACCAGAATGTTTGTTCCCGGAAGTGGGATTCCTGATTGGTCAATAACCGTACCTGTTATTGTTTTCTCTTGAGCTTCAATAACTCCAGAGCATAGAAGCATAAGCATAGCTATGCTAAGTTTGATTAAGTTTTTCATTGAGGGCGTTTTTTAAATCGGGCGCAAAATTACGTTAATCCCGTAAGAAAAACACCCCTACATCAGAATAACCTATTAGAAATGATAGGTTTTTATTGAGAATATCGAAACTTATTCAAGAGGCAAATTTCCTTATTCTTAGTGAATATGGAAATTGTTTGTTATTCTAATAGCAAAACAGATAAAAGTGTGAGTTTATGTGAAAAATTAAAAAATCGTTAAAATTAGTATTTGATTCGATAAAAAGTAGGCGCTGTACGTTTATTCTTTCGTGTATTATTTCCCGTCCTGTAGGGCAAAAACCTTGCGTAATAAATCAGTGGTTCTAGAACTAAGTTTAGTCCTAATTTCTCCTTCTTCTACTGCGATCATAGTATATACTCCATTTAAAGCCTCACTAGTTACATAGTCAGTAAGATCTGGATTAACGTTGCTGGTAAAAGGAATAGCGTTGTATTTATTAATGATATTTGACCAAACACGATCAGCCCCTACCTTAGATAACGAGTTTTTAATAACTGGATTAAATTTAGAATAAAGAGCTGTCTTGGTAGTTCCTTGTAGATACTCTGTTGCTGCATTATTATTACCTAGTAAGATCTGTTTAGCGTCATTAAATGTTATTTGCTTTACTGCATTTACAAAAATGGGTGTAGCTTCTTTTACTGCATCTTCAGCTGCTCTATTAAGAACTTTAAGTCCTTCATCCGCTAGATTATCAAGCCCGATATCTCTTAATGACTTATCTACTTTACGTAATTCATCTGGTAATACAATTTTTACCAATTCATTTCTAAAAAAACCATCTTTTTGAGTAAGTTTTGTTACTTGTTTATCGATCCCTTTATCTAATGCTTGTCTAAGACCATTACCAATATCAATATTACTAAGTCCTATTGTCCCAGTCGTTTCCTGAGGAAGACTCTCAATTACTTGTTGAAGTTCTGCGCAACTTGATAGTTGAAATATAACTAGTACTAAAAAAATTCTTTTCATAATTTCTTATTAGATTTGAGATGATAATGATTTAATATGAATTCAAAGTTAATTTTTTTCATACTATCTATCTTAATCATTTCCTGTAAAAATAGAGAAGATGTATTTTAATTATGAAAAAATAACTGTTTTATTATTATAGACTAATACTTTTCTTTCTACATGATGCTTTATGGCTCTAGATAGTACTATTTTTTCCAGGTCACGGCCTTTCAGAATAAAATCATGTACATTATGAATATGAGAAACACGTACAATTTCTTGTTCTATGATCGGTCCTTCATCAAGGTCAGAAGTAACATAATGACTGGTTGCACCAATTATTTTTACACCTCGCTCATATGCAGAATGATATGGTTTTGCACCTGGAAAAGCTGGCAAGAACGAATGATGGATGTTGATAATTTTATTAGGAAACTGATCCACAAAATTTTCAGAAAGAATTTGCATATACCTTGCTAAAACGATGAAATCTATGTTATGTTCTTTCAATAATGCTATTTGTTCGGCTTCGGCACTTTCTTTATTAGATTTATTGACAGGTATGTGCTTAAATGGAATATTAAAATTATCCGCAATCGATTTTAAATCCAGATGATTACTAATAATAATTGGAATTTTCACCTGAAGTTCTCCTGAAGCATGTCTACCTAGGATGTCGTATAAACAATGATCATACTTAGAAACAAAAAGCGCCATTCTTGCCTTTTTTTCAGCATTATACATTTCCCAATGCATATTATAATTATCGGCAACGACTTTGTTAAAAGATTCTTTAAACAGTGCTAGTTTTTCTTCGTCTTGGTCAAACTCGCATTCTAACCTCATAAAAAATTCACCTAACTCTCTATCCACGTGCTGTTCGATATACACAGTGTTTCCTTTTTTAGCTAAAATAAAATTGGTCACCGTGGCTATGATTCCTTTTTTATCCAAACAGTTGATGAGTACCGTTGTTTTTTTCATAGGTTAATCAGATTTTGGGTTCTACCTTCTGGATATAAACTTACTATATAAGAAGGTAAATATTGTAATAATTTCTTACAAAGATGAAATGGATTGTTCGTTTTTAAATAATCTAAAGCGTAAGCTCGATTTTTCTAAATTATTTATAAAAAATAAAGGCTGATTTTATTAATAATCAGCCTTTACGAATTTAATACTTAATGGGAGTTATTTAATATCTTCGATCACATTGTTTATCAATGTTCTTAAATGATCCTTATGCGCTTTAGATAATTTGTTTCCTGTGCCATTAGAAACCATAGATCTTATTCTTTTTAGATTATACAAAGCCATAGATTTAGAAGCATATGTATATTTTGGTCCTTTAGGGTTTGACTTAGCTACTATATTGATCAATCTATTTGTATATTCTAATTGAAGGTTTTGTCTAAAAACATTTACAGAACCTGCAGCATCAGCCTGAAAAATAGCATTGTTAAGATCAGACATAAACTCTGATAATTTGTACTTATTACCATATAACTCAGAATCTGTAATTCTTTGCAAAGTATTAGGGTGTAAAATATGATCAAGTACCCTTTTTTGGAATCCAAGCACAAGATCATGAATCTTAGGATCTTCTGGGCCTCCAAAGAAATTATATCCTCTTCGTTGCATTGCAATATAGTTGTATAGGTCATTAGGAGCTTTATATGCATCTGGAGAAAACACATA
Coding sequences:
- a CDS encoding RagB/SusD family nutrient uptake outer membrane protein, with amino-acid sequence MKTYIKIIIVFTLSIISVSCENQLDIDPNQALTTEDAFDTPAKVTNILVGAYAQAGQAASYGGQIYTIAELLANDQELKWNGTFSDPGEFNTKVINTNNTFVANLWLNGYNISNQANIVLDNLDVFENLDSKNSVEGQAKFLRALTYFDLLRFFSKHNNNRINDGEPGVPIIRTPVITLDDVTYPSRNTIGEVYDFIINDLEDAIVLLPDTNGVFASSNAAKALLARIQLQIGNYEAARDLSNEVIQSGRFLLTSSLDDAYNNDDNSTEDIFAWQVTDSDGANSMNTFWATDRFGGRPGNPDISIEDAFFGIFDDFNDSRAGYFYIDNETGSGIASFKWIFGNANIPFLRLPEMHLIRAESNFILGTAIGTDPINDVNTVRFRSNAFLLTDLTYVDIILERLKELAFEGHKLHDFKRLEIPIATLPFDDSRLVLPIPQREINVNPNLLPQNDGY
- a CDS encoding TonB-dependent receptor, whose translation is MKNLIKLSIAMLMLLCSGVIEAQEKTITGTVIDQSGIPLPGTNILVKNTNNGVQTDFDGNYSIEANSGDTLIFSYVGFETKEIVITGSTVINITLKDNVEGLDQIVLIGYGSSSKKEITASISSIRANDIADINTPGIQSLMTSKVTGVQITQLSGRVESGIKVRIRGISTIGASQEPLYVLDGVPLINDDESINNSPINPLIGLNPNDIDSIDFLKDASSAAIYGARGTNGVIIITTKKGKAGKTKVTLNTASGWNFATNKREFLNSEEYVELYTEAVLNSGLSLTEIETQFDQLSLGRDWRNNEVDTDWQDLALVEGITQDIDLSASGGGEKIKYFLSTSYNKTEGIILGNELDRYTLRGKVDADITEKSTVGVNINLSKVTIDRLSNDNAFISPLQSIAQSPLTPALLEDGTANVDGNSTLFQNFLGQEQTGRFVTDIWRTTANIYGDFYLNDYLQYKSEIGYDANNQNAERFSGSLTEFASAGGVGTVSNAITERYIFTNYLSYKRTFGESVDFSATLGGSFEETNRKSQFTIGQGFPSDDLQTLDNAVLITNGGSNKTKYNFLSYFARSRFSIAEKYLFNLSIRRDGSSRFGEDSQFGWFPAASAAWVVSNERFLVNSNFLNKFKLRGSWGITGNAEIGNFASKDLYGVTTYDERLGVSPIQLGDNELRWEKTTQYDLGVDFGLFNNTISGEFDYYNKTTNDLLFNQPLPGTSGFTSVVRNIGEIVNKGFELSINARIISKPSLTWNVGALFTKNDNEITDLPSGDIIDGVNIIRKGEAVSSFYLYEYAGVDSANGDALFYTNTVNADGSLDKTLTNSISKANRIVTGDPFPDYQIGFTNTLKIKGLDFQFIFQGEFGASIFDQAGKFTSGNGKFFDNQTVDQLDRWQNPGDITDVPQARLNQENGQADSTRYLEEADFIRLRNITLGYTINPTYSKKFYMEKVRFYFSGLNLLTITDYEGYDPESTADFNGNSGVRTGTSFYSAPPAKTYTLGINIEF
- a CDS encoding DUF4197 domain-containing protein; translated protein: MKRIFLVLVIFQLSSCAELQQVIESLPQETTGTIGLSNIDIGNGLRQALDKGIDKQVTKLTQKDGFFRNELVKIVLPDELRKVDKSLRDIGLDNLADEGLKVLNRAAEDAVKEATPIFVNAVKQITFNDAKQILLGNNNAATEYLQGTTKTALYSKFNPVIKNSLSKVGADRVWSNIINKYNAIPFTSNVNPDLTDYVTSEALNGVYTMIAVEEGEIRTKLSSRTTDLLRKVFALQDGK
- the purU gene encoding formyltetrahydrofolate deformylase; translation: MKKTTVLINCLDKKGIIATVTNFILAKKGNTVYIEQHVDRELGEFFMRLECEFDQDEEKLALFKESFNKVVADNYNMHWEMYNAEKKARMALFVSKYDHCLYDILGRHASGELQVKIPIIISNHLDLKSIADNFNIPFKHIPVNKSNKESAEAEQIALLKEHNIDFIVLARYMQILSENFVDQFPNKIINIHHSFLPAFPGAKPYHSAYERGVKIIGATSHYVTSDLDEGPIIEQEIVRVSHIHNVHDFILKGRDLEKIVLSRAIKHHVERKVLVYNNKTVIFS
- a CDS encoding Lacal_2735 family protein, producing MFYWSKDKTDLQKLQKRYCRLMKSAYNLAIKNKEKSDLLHEEANKILTEIKKIEHCS